A part of Paenibacillus sp. sptzw28 genomic DNA contains:
- a CDS encoding M1 family metallopeptidase yields the protein MTPRHSKRLLLFAIAAVLLGVTAQQGFRDAWVSQYTYALAPAKSDTSPKPAVPQNTPEPDSVMQPKPVSLSKRVVEYHIDVTLTEDAKTLHGEQSVTWTNPGRQQVSELYFHLYPNAFESKESTFMKESGGQLRNDKATFGSIGYMQIKSLQTTEGYSLLPRFHYVQPDDGNMRDKTLAKLRLPKPVAPGQSVTLKMAFDVKLPEVFARMGYSGDFVMAGQWFPKLAAYETVGTRGRTTEGWNAHQYHGNSEFYSNFGIYSVRINVPGTYKVAATGFQTKPTVIADKRKTYQFYADDVHDFGWSASPDFVYAEEPFSTDGVPGVRIKLYLDPLHAKFKDRYMHAAKSALAKYAQWYGAYPYSTLSIVVPPKGGNGAGGMEYPTLITAFAAENANPGYDLERTVIHEIGHQYWYGMVASNEFEEAWLDEGFTSYSEDKVMQSEYGVEPNLPMEASYMTDPAPLKQVSWSYHSNNSYAENVYMRAKLVLFGIEKQVGAKTMSKIMRTYFQKYKFKHPSTADFQRVVEQVTKTKWNDYFSQFVYGNQMSDYSVESIHVRPVIQNGVKQYESVVLIRRQGGSFGPAPIIFQFADGTTMPRVWNGQETHIQYKMVSASPLVWAVVDPQNNNVLDNKHINNFMKAELPEKTRTRWSVGFTKLIEGLFASLAW from the coding sequence ATGACGCCACGTCACAGCAAACGTTTACTGCTCTTTGCAATAGCTGCCGTCCTGCTCGGCGTGACGGCCCAGCAGGGGTTCCGGGATGCCTGGGTTTCGCAATACACATACGCCCTCGCCCCCGCCAAATCGGACACGTCCCCAAAACCGGCTGTCCCCCAAAATACGCCGGAGCCCGATTCCGTCATGCAGCCGAAGCCGGTATCGCTCAGCAAGCGCGTTGTGGAATACCACATCGACGTTACGCTGACGGAGGATGCCAAAACACTCCATGGCGAGCAATCGGTCACGTGGACAAACCCTGGCAGACAGCAGGTGTCCGAGCTTTATTTTCACCTGTACCCCAATGCGTTTGAATCCAAGGAGTCAACATTCATGAAAGAATCGGGCGGTCAGCTGAGAAATGACAAAGCGACGTTCGGCAGCATCGGCTACATGCAAATCAAATCGCTGCAAACGACCGAGGGCTACAGTCTGCTTCCGCGGTTTCATTACGTCCAACCCGACGACGGCAACATGAGGGACAAGACGCTGGCCAAGCTCCGTCTTCCCAAGCCAGTCGCGCCGGGGCAAAGCGTAACGCTCAAGATGGCCTTCGACGTCAAGCTCCCGGAAGTATTCGCACGTATGGGCTATTCCGGCGATTTTGTCATGGCGGGTCAATGGTTTCCCAAGCTCGCGGCTTATGAAACCGTCGGCACGCGCGGCAGAACCACGGAAGGCTGGAACGCCCATCAGTACCATGGCAACTCGGAATTTTACAGCAATTTCGGCATCTACAGCGTGAGGATCAACGTGCCGGGCACCTACAAGGTAGCGGCGACCGGATTCCAGACGAAGCCGACAGTCATCGCCGACAAGCGTAAAACGTACCAGTTCTATGCGGACGATGTGCACGATTTCGGCTGGAGCGCTTCTCCGGATTTCGTCTATGCCGAAGAACCGTTCTCAACCGACGGAGTGCCCGGAGTGCGCATCAAGCTCTACCTTGACCCCCTTCATGCCAAATTCAAGGACCGGTACATGCACGCTGCGAAATCTGCGCTCGCCAAATATGCGCAGTGGTACGGGGCGTATCCGTATTCCACGCTTTCGATCGTCGTGCCGCCCAAAGGCGGGAACGGCGCAGGCGGGATGGAGTATCCGACGCTGATTACAGCGTTCGCCGCAGAGAATGCGAATCCCGGCTACGATCTGGAGCGAACCGTCATTCATGAAATCGGACATCAATATTGGTACGGTATGGTGGCCTCCAACGAATTCGAGGAAGCCTGGCTGGATGAAGGCTTCACATCTTATTCGGAGGATAAAGTGATGCAAAGCGAGTATGGAGTCGAACCGAACCTGCCGATGGAAGCGAGCTATATGACCGACCCGGCTCCGCTTAAGCAGGTATCGTGGTCCTATCACAGCAACAACAGCTATGCTGAAAATGTATATATGCGGGCCAAACTCGTCTTATTCGGCATTGAAAAGCAGGTTGGAGCAAAAACGATGAGCAAAATCATGCGCACTTATTTCCAGAAATATAAATTCAAGCATCCCTCCACCGCCGATTTCCAACGTGTCGTCGAACAGGTGACGAAGACCAAATGGAACGATTATTTCAGCCAATTCGTCTACGGCAATCAGATGTCCGACTATTCCGTCGAATCGATTCATGTGCGGCCTGTCATTCAGAACGGCGTCAAGCAGTACGAATCCGTCGTGTTGATCCGCAGGCAGGGCGGCAGCTTCGGACCAGCGCCGATTATCTTTCAGTTCGCAGACGGAACCACGATGCCGAGGGTGTGGAACGGCCAGGAAACGCATATTCAATATAAAATGGTATCCGCCTCCCCGCTGGTCTGGGCGGTCGTCGATCCGCAAAACAACAATGTGCTCGATAACAAGCATATCAATAACTTTATGAAAGCCGAGCTTCCGGAGAAAACCCGCACACGCTGGAGCGTTGGATTCACAAAGCTGATCGAAGGACTGTTCGCATCGCTCGCGTGGTAG
- a CDS encoding C40 family peptidase, which produces MLMFQAGSVFANSRMDGVISDVIGTPYRSAGTTTNGFDCSGFTMYVFNKLGVDLPHQSGSQARLGKKVAKDDLLPGDLVFFNTNGRGISHVGIYVGDGKFAHSSSSKGVTISGLSDSYYSKRYVTARRVMSPETFEKYADEPSDEPDGGGDAG; this is translated from the coding sequence ATGCTGATGTTCCAGGCTGGAAGCGTTTTCGCAAATTCCAGAATGGACGGAGTGATCAGTGATGTGATCGGCACGCCTTACCGCTCTGCCGGGACGACAACAAACGGATTTGACTGTTCGGGCTTTACAATGTACGTGTTTAACAAACTCGGCGTTGATCTCCCGCACCAATCCGGGTCGCAAGCCAGACTGGGCAAGAAAGTCGCGAAAGACGACTTGCTCCCGGGGGACCTCGTATTCTTCAATACGAACGGCAGAGGCATTTCGCACGTCGGCATTTATGTTGGAGACGGCAAATTCGCCCATTCTTCCTCCAGCAAAGGGGTAACCATCAGCGGCCTCAGCGACTCTTACTACAGTAAACGCTATGTTACTGCTCGCCGCGTTATGAGCCCTGAAACTTTTGAAAAATATGCCGATGAACCGTCCGATGAGCCGGACGGCGGCGGAGACGCCGGCTAA
- a CDS encoding DEAD/DEAH box helicase yields MSKSSPALSVFHPTLAGWFTQTFGRPTDVQLEAWDSIMAGRHTLIAAPTGSGKTLAALLPCLNRIAQDKILAASEGRSWPSGVRVLYITPLKALNNDIQHHLVGFMDAIDQYRPEEEAVECSTWPHVRSAVRTGDTSSSDRAKMVRRPPDVLVTTPESLYLLLTSDKGRGMLRTVGTVIVDEIHGLAGDKRGAHLSLSLERLSGLCPKPVQRIGVSATQKPLERVARFLGGWESARGPQGNSSEPHPFGYIPRPVAIVESAMVKSMQVRVTMPDLSRPAKTRDAVWLPIVERLFQLMNESRSALLFVNSRRLCERLVLRLNEHAGFEMARAHHGSLSRERRLEVERMLKAGELRCLVATSSLELGIDVGHVDLVIQVDSPKEAAAGIQRIGRAGHAVGDVSRGFILARSRGDLPESAVLCRSIARREIEEIVLPLEPLDVLSQQVTAIVAAADISVSELLGLIARSECYRSFPRERLEAALKVLAGFYPFAKPLLNWDRASGLLHKRANTAMAAVTGAGTIPQSSAYPVHHAESRIHLGELDEEYIHESRVGDVFQLGTASWMISGIENDRVYVKEAPNRFSEIPFWRAEPGGRGYELGLKLGHFLGELEQRLALASSHEPAAGRSSAEAEPSVHERETENAVIRWLDAEYGLDGASASELTQLVRSQHRALGLPTGRRIVIEHYRDLMNQTRVIIHNPFGRRINRTWLLAIEHQFERLLPYKMYGNAKDNGIELVLPEWDASWLQTLWHITPDSIESLLSEAISGSPLLAIAFRRIAETSLLLSRSFTRTPMWQKRLRSEELLKQSLPYAEHFPYLQEAMRECLHLYLDSGGLKRLLEDISAGRIDIVVKETSAPSPFAVQFLSDYINMQIYEGDGLSDTTRLQLMSVSKSLASELFGEEAVRQSVDPVIAENEARRLEAGNLIPSSSDELYALLKRRGDLSLEEITAIAGRGEAGEWLETLRRSGRAVLMPGQSGQAARWICADELAVYDEFPLTESAITFVAGRFAEHRLSFTAEELRERYPELTSARAEHIAQVLLSQDLIERAPFADSENERIWTSRSVAKRLIRLTLEQARKEAEPVDPIRWCAHMSLLQHALSGTQLTGIDGLRVIIGRLQGFFLPASHWETIIFQTRLTGYRKEDLDLLCASGEVIWLGRKVAAEKEGRIAFFLAESKPLYAPYIAQTAEPDSKHPELLRLLREGGASFLTKLSRDYGKVPSELLGELLELVWEGRVSNDQFAPLRLQLLTKGKQLAKTGSGLGRWYWTGSLAETGAHESGRALHSPNPSSGPTRSHAADSPVRPASDGAEPVLHWTQHLLDSCGIVSRDLVAQLSPFGWDELLPVLRQLEHWGVVTRGLLVEGVPTLQFAKRELIAAVRKPFPGQNDDAITVLSAVDPANPFGLAADWPAHPGASFSRKSGNYLIIHQGEWRYWLENNGRRVVELAGSRSGSGDSFGQETEPSGSHASRSAEADLLRKVFGVVLTRQRLSKIKIDLWNGKEITASGAYDLLRMMGAERDNRSLVLWSSHLK; encoded by the coding sequence ATGTCCAAGTCTTCCCCGGCTCTATCCGTCTTTCACCCAACGCTTGCCGGCTGGTTTACGCAGACGTTCGGCAGGCCGACGGATGTCCAGCTTGAAGCATGGGACTCCATTATGGCCGGCAGGCACACCCTGATAGCCGCACCGACAGGCTCCGGCAAAACGCTCGCTGCGCTGCTGCCCTGCCTGAACCGGATCGCTCAAGATAAAATTCTCGCGGCAAGCGAAGGCCGCAGCTGGCCGTCCGGCGTGCGTGTGCTCTACATTACTCCGCTCAAAGCGCTCAACAACGATATCCAGCACCATTTGGTCGGCTTCATGGATGCCATAGATCAATACCGCCCGGAAGAGGAAGCAGTCGAATGCTCGACATGGCCTCATGTTCGTTCCGCCGTCCGTACGGGGGACACATCCTCGAGTGACCGTGCAAAGATGGTGCGCAGACCGCCCGATGTTCTCGTCACGACACCCGAATCGCTTTATTTGCTGCTCACCTCGGACAAGGGACGCGGCATGCTTCGGACGGTCGGAACGGTCATCGTCGACGAAATACACGGGCTCGCCGGTGACAAACGCGGCGCCCACTTGTCTCTCTCCCTTGAGCGGTTGTCCGGGCTATGTCCAAAACCGGTGCAGCGCATAGGGGTTTCCGCGACGCAGAAGCCGCTGGAGCGTGTCGCCCGCTTTCTCGGGGGCTGGGAATCGGCTCGCGGTCCGCAGGGTAACTCAAGCGAGCCGCATCCCTTCGGCTACATACCGCGCCCGGTTGCCATTGTCGAAAGCGCGATGGTCAAGTCGATGCAGGTCCGCGTTACAATGCCGGACCTCAGCAGACCGGCCAAGACCCGCGACGCGGTCTGGCTGCCGATCGTGGAGCGCCTCTTCCAGCTCATGAACGAAAGCCGATCGGCGCTGCTCTTCGTCAACAGCCGCCGGCTGTGCGAGCGGCTCGTACTAAGGCTGAACGAGCACGCGGGCTTCGAGATGGCGCGCGCCCATCACGGGAGCTTGTCGCGCGAGCGGCGGCTCGAGGTCGAACGCATGCTCAAGGCAGGCGAGCTGCGCTGCCTGGTCGCAACCTCGTCGCTTGAGCTCGGCATTGACGTCGGCCATGTCGACCTCGTGATCCAGGTCGATTCGCCCAAGGAGGCGGCCGCCGGCATTCAGCGCATCGGCCGAGCCGGACATGCCGTCGGCGATGTAAGCCGCGGCTTCATTCTTGCGCGCAGCCGCGGCGATCTGCCGGAATCGGCCGTGCTCTGCCGCAGCATTGCGCGGCGCGAGATCGAGGAGATCGTCCTGCCGCTCGAGCCGCTGGACGTTCTGTCCCAGCAGGTGACCGCAATTGTCGCCGCAGCAGATATCTCTGTCAGCGAACTTCTCGGACTCATCGCGCGGAGCGAATGCTATCGGAGCTTCCCGCGCGAACGTCTCGAGGCTGCGCTCAAGGTGCTCGCGGGCTTCTATCCGTTTGCCAAACCTTTGCTCAACTGGGACCGCGCAAGCGGGCTGCTGCACAAGCGGGCCAATACCGCCATGGCAGCCGTAACAGGGGCCGGAACGATTCCGCAAAGCTCGGCTTATCCGGTTCACCATGCGGAGAGCCGAATTCATCTTGGCGAGCTTGATGAGGAATATATTCACGAGAGCCGCGTCGGTGACGTGTTTCAGCTTGGCACGGCCTCGTGGATGATCAGCGGAATTGAGAATGACCGGGTATATGTGAAGGAAGCGCCGAACCGGTTCAGCGAAATACCGTTCTGGCGTGCCGAACCGGGCGGTCGGGGCTACGAGCTTGGGCTCAAGCTCGGTCATTTTCTCGGTGAGCTGGAGCAGCGGCTGGCGCTCGCCAGCTCTCATGAGCCGGCTGCCGGGCGCTCTTCCGCCGAAGCCGAGCCGTCCGTCCATGAGCGCGAAACGGAGAATGCCGTTATCCGCTGGCTGGATGCCGAATACGGCCTGGACGGAGCCTCCGCTTCCGAGTTGACCCAGCTCGTCCGGTCCCAGCACCGTGCGCTCGGGCTGCCGACGGGCCGGCGCATCGTCATCGAGCATTACCGCGATTTGATGAACCAGACGCGCGTGATTATTCATAACCCGTTCGGCCGCCGTATTAACCGGACGTGGCTGCTTGCAATCGAGCATCAATTCGAGAGGCTGCTCCCTTATAAAATGTACGGCAACGCCAAGGATAACGGCATCGAGCTGGTGCTTCCGGAGTGGGACGCATCGTGGCTGCAGACGCTGTGGCACATTACACCCGACAGCATTGAGTCCCTTTTGTCGGAGGCGATCTCCGGCTCTCCGCTGCTTGCCATCGCTTTTCGGCGCATTGCCGAAACTTCACTTCTGCTCTCGCGCAGCTTCACGAGAACGCCGATGTGGCAGAAGCGGCTCCGCAGCGAGGAGCTGCTTAAGCAGTCGCTGCCGTATGCGGAGCATTTTCCATATTTGCAGGAGGCGATGCGGGAGTGCTTGCATCTATATTTGGACAGCGGCGGTTTGAAGCGGCTGCTTGAGGATATATCGGCGGGCAGGATCGATATCGTCGTCAAAGAAACGAGCGCCCCCTCCCCGTTTGCGGTACAGTTCCTATCCGACTACATCAATATGCAAATATACGAGGGAGACGGCCTAAGCGATACGACCCGGCTGCAGCTCATGAGCGTGAGCAAATCGCTTGCAAGCGAGCTGTTCGGCGAGGAAGCCGTGCGGCAGTCCGTTGATCCTGTCATCGCGGAAAATGAAGCCCGGCGGCTGGAAGCAGGGAATCTCATTCCTTCAAGCTCCGATGAGCTGTATGCGCTGCTTAAACGCAGGGGCGACCTCAGCTTAGAGGAAATTACAGCGATTGCCGGCCGCGGAGAGGCAGGCGAGTGGCTGGAAACGCTAAGACGGTCCGGCCGCGCAGTGTTAATGCCAGGTCAAAGCGGACAAGCCGCCCGCTGGATCTGTGCCGATGAGCTTGCAGTGTACGACGAGTTTCCGCTTACGGAGAGCGCCATCACCTTTGTGGCGGGGCGATTCGCCGAGCATCGCCTCTCGTTCACCGCGGAGGAGCTGCGCGAACGCTACCCGGAGCTCACGTCAGCCCGGGCCGAGCATATTGCCCAGGTCCTGCTGTCCCAGGATCTGATCGAGCGCGCCCCCTTCGCCGACAGCGAAAATGAGCGGATATGGACGAGCCGCAGTGTAGCCAAGAGGCTTATAAGGCTGACTCTGGAGCAAGCCCGCAAGGAGGCCGAACCGGTGGATCCTATCCGCTGGTGTGCTCATATGTCGCTGCTCCAGCACGCACTCTCAGGCACACAGCTAACCGGTATCGACGGGCTTCGCGTCATAATCGGCCGACTGCAGGGCTTTTTCCTGCCCGCATCGCACTGGGAAACGATCATCTTCCAGACACGTCTGACTGGCTACCGCAAAGAGGACCTGGACCTGCTGTGCGCCTCAGGTGAGGTCATCTGGCTCGGGCGTAAGGTTGCAGCCGAGAAAGAGGGCAGAATCGCTTTCTTCCTTGCTGAATCGAAGCCGCTGTACGCACCGTATATCGCGCAAACGGCGGAGCCGGACTCCAAGCATCCCGAGCTGCTCCGGCTGCTGCGCGAGGGCGGCGCAAGCTTTCTTACCAAGCTGAGCCGCGATTACGGCAAAGTGCCCTCCGAGCTGCTCGGCGAGCTGCTCGAGCTCGTCTGGGAAGGCCGCGTCTCCAATGATCAGTTCGCTCCGCTTCGTCTGCAGCTTCTTACCAAGGGCAAGCAGCTCGCCAAGACGGGGTCCGGTCTCGGGCGCTGGTACTGGACCGGCTCGCTCGCAGAAACCGGGGCACATGAAAGCGGGCGGGCGCTCCACAGCCCAAATCCCAGCAGCGGGCCCACACGATCACATGCGGCCGACAGTCCGGTAAGACCGGCCTCTGACGGAGCGGAGCCCGTGCTGCATTGGACGCAGCATCTGCTGGACAGCTGCGGCATCGTGTCAAGGGATCTTGTCGCACAACTGTCCCCGTTCGGCTGGGACGAGCTGCTCCCGGTGCTCCGCCAGCTTGAGCATTGGGGCGTGGTCACGCGCGGCCTCCTCGTCGAGGGCGTGCCGACGCTTCAATTCGCCAAGCGCGAGCTTATCGCGGCCGTCCGCAAGCCATTTCCCGGGCAGAACGATGACGCAATCACCGTGCTCTCCGCCGTGGACCCGGCCAATCCATTCGGCCTCGCGGCCGACTGGCCGGCCCACCCGGGCGCAAGCTTCTCGCGCAAAAGCGGCAACTATCTCATTATTCATCAGGGAGAATGGCGCTATTGGCTCGAGAATAACGGACGCAGGGTGGTCGAACTTGCCGGTTCCCGGAGTGGGAGCGGCGATTCGTTCGGGCAAGAAACGGAGCCGTCCGGTAGTCATGCGTCCCGTTCCGCCGAAGCTGATCTGCTCAGAAAGGTATTCGGTGTCGTTCTCACCCGGCAGAGGTTAAGCAAGATCAAGATCGATCTCTGGAACGGCAAAGAGATAACGGCATCCGGCGCCTACGATCTGCTTCGAATGATGGGGGCCGAGCGTGACAACCGCTCGCTCGTCCTGTGGTCCAGCCACTTGAAATAA
- a CDS encoding MDR family MFS transporter: protein MDRTRTNTKWTVAGLLLGLFMAALDQTIVSTAMPTIVGQFGHFERLVWVFSAYMIASVVATPIFGKLSDMYGRKRFFILGLGVFLLGSILCGAAQNMTELILFRALQGIGGGAIMPLCFAVIFDIFPPEQRGKMNGLFGAVFGLSSVFGPLAGAYFTDNIDWRWVFYINVPIGIVAFLLIAAGYKETANKVKQVIDWAGAALLAATILSLMFALELGGRTYAWGSLQIIGLFAACVIFLILFLTVERYAKNPIIALQLFRNKVFTASQVSSFLYGAIMISGATYIPIFVQGVYGGTASSAGQTLTPMMLGVVASSVIGGRFVGKFLFRNIMLVSIVVLVVSLFLLGTINADTSRWIVTVYMIFVGLGIGVSFVVFNIATLHGVSPQYKGAATSMVVFFRTIGSALGVTVFGVIQTNRLTRDISQVIQDPETAKKFGDPQALLQPAVRKMFPPEVLTKMIGGLAESIAFVFQWSVVLPIIAMLFVLLMGRANVERSSAEPVRSFE, encoded by the coding sequence ATGGATAGAACGCGAACAAATACGAAATGGACGGTTGCCGGCCTGCTGCTCGGCTTATTTATGGCAGCGCTGGATCAAACGATCGTCTCTACCGCCATGCCGACGATTGTCGGCCAATTCGGCCACTTTGAACGGCTGGTCTGGGTGTTCTCAGCCTACATGATTGCCAGTGTCGTGGCCACGCCGATTTTCGGCAAGCTTTCCGATATGTACGGCCGCAAACGGTTTTTCATTCTGGGGCTTGGGGTGTTTCTGCTCGGTTCCATCTTGTGCGGCGCGGCTCAGAACATGACGGAGCTTATATTGTTCCGTGCGCTTCAAGGTATTGGCGGCGGGGCAATTATGCCGCTTTGCTTTGCCGTCATATTCGATATCTTTCCGCCGGAGCAGCGGGGCAAGATGAACGGCTTGTTCGGCGCTGTGTTCGGCCTCTCCAGCGTGTTCGGACCGCTCGCCGGAGCGTATTTCACCGATAATATCGATTGGCGCTGGGTATTTTATATCAATGTACCGATCGGCATCGTCGCATTTCTGCTGATAGCAGCCGGTTATAAGGAAACGGCGAACAAAGTGAAACAGGTTATAGACTGGGCGGGAGCCGCCTTACTTGCCGCAACTATCCTAAGTCTGATGTTTGCCCTTGAGCTTGGAGGCAGAACGTATGCTTGGGGTTCCTTGCAAATTATCGGCTTGTTCGCGGCCTGCGTTATTTTCCTAATTCTGTTCCTGACTGTGGAAAGGTATGCAAAGAACCCGATTATTGCCCTGCAATTGTTCAGAAATAAAGTGTTTACCGCAAGCCAGGTCTCCAGCTTCCTGTACGGCGCAATTATGATCTCCGGGGCGACATATATCCCGATTTTCGTGCAGGGCGTCTACGGCGGAACTGCAAGCTCCGCCGGTCAGACGCTTACGCCGATGATGCTCGGCGTGGTTGCCAGCTCCGTAATCGGCGGCCGGTTTGTCGGCAAATTTCTATTTCGCAATATAATGCTGGTGTCAATCGTAGTTCTGGTTGTCTCGCTCTTCCTGCTTGGTACGATCAATGCGGATACATCTCGCTGGATTGTAACCGTCTATATGATCTTCGTCGGTCTCGGAATCGGCGTATCGTTCGTTGTGTTCAACATTGCCACGCTGCATGGCGTAAGCCCGCAGTACAAAGGTGCGGCCACTTCGATGGTCGTGTTCTTCCGGACGATCGGCTCCGCCCTCGGCGTTACTGTGTTCGGCGTTATTCAGACGAACCGGCTGACGCGAGATATTTCACAGGTCATCCAGGATCCCGAGACAGCCAAAAAATTCGGCGATCCGCAGGCCTTGCTGCAGCCGGCTGTACGCAAAATGTTCCCGCCGGAGGTGCTTACGAAAATGATCGGCGGACTCGCCGAGTCCATCGCTTTTGTTTTCCAGTGGAGCGTGGTTCTCCCTATAATCGCTATGCTCTTCGTACTCCTGATGGGCCGCGCGAATGTGGAAAGAAGCTCCGCCGAGCCGGTTCGCAGCTTCGAATAA
- a CDS encoding MarR family winged helix-turn-helix transcriptional regulator, producing MDTRVAIILNIYRASNLLERVGRDLVSEVGLSSVQQWFILGELYRKGERSLKDFTYNLLVTKQNITGMIKRLKEGGYVTTREDADDRRITRVKLTDLGTQTVERLIEAGNASNESTFKPFTGEELGRFADMLERLVGNLHPCKEEGPYWAK from the coding sequence ATGGATACACGCGTAGCCATTATTCTTAACATATACCGTGCTTCCAATCTGCTGGAGCGGGTGGGCCGGGACCTTGTAAGTGAGGTCGGGTTATCGAGCGTGCAGCAATGGTTCATCCTGGGCGAGCTGTACAGAAAAGGAGAACGGTCGCTGAAGGATTTCACGTATAATCTGCTGGTTACGAAGCAGAACATCACCGGAATGATCAAGCGGTTGAAGGAAGGCGGCTACGTGACGACCCGGGAGGATGCCGATGACCGGCGAATCACCCGGGTGAAGCTGACGGATTTGGGGACGCAAACGGTCGAGCGCCTGATCGAAGCGGGAAATGCAAGCAACGAATCCACCTTCAAGCCTTTCACCGGCGAAGAGCTGGGCCGGTTTGCGGACATGCTGGAGCGATTGGTCGGTAATTTGCACCCTTGTAAAGAAGAAGGCCCATATTGGGCAAAATAG
- a CDS encoding Dabb family protein, with amino-acid sequence MSQEWIQHSVIFCLKHAKGSEEERRFLEDGRSILASIPVVKNFRVYRQVSPKNEYDYGFSMEFANKEEYDTYNAHPLHVAFVKERWETEVERFLEIDYRL; translated from the coding sequence ATGTCCCAAGAGTGGATTCAGCATTCAGTCATTTTCTGTTTGAAGCATGCGAAAGGGTCCGAAGAGGAACGACGGTTTCTTGAAGACGGCCGTTCGATTCTTGCATCCATACCCGTGGTGAAAAACTTCCGAGTATACCGGCAGGTCAGCCCGAAGAACGAGTATGATTACGGCTTCTCCATGGAATTTGCCAATAAGGAGGAGTACGATACGTACAACGCCCATCCGCTGCACGTCGCTTTCGTGAAGGAGCGGTGGGAAACCGAGGTGGAGCGGTTTCTGGAGATCGATTACCGGCTCTGA
- a CDS encoding VOC family protein produces MGSNAKIGGGGFHHVAIRVYDFDATVRFYSEVLGFQEKVRWGEGSSRAIMLDTGDGNYLEVFAGGTEGAKPEGAFLHLALRSDDVDGAVELARAAGMEVTVEPKDAVLGGIPVRIAFFKGPDGEIIELFQSTGDVSL; encoded by the coding sequence ATGGGCAGTAATGCAAAAATAGGCGGCGGCGGTTTTCATCATGTCGCCATCCGAGTGTATGATTTCGACGCGACGGTACGTTTTTACTCCGAAGTTCTCGGTTTTCAGGAGAAAGTGCGCTGGGGCGAAGGCAGCAGCCGGGCGATTATGCTGGACACAGGCGACGGCAACTACCTCGAGGTGTTCGCCGGCGGGACGGAAGGCGCTAAGCCTGAAGGCGCTTTTCTGCATCTGGCGCTGCGTTCCGATGATGTTGATGGCGCCGTGGAGCTTGCCAGAGCTGCCGGTATGGAAGTAACTGTTGAGCCCAAGGACGCGGTGCTCGGCGGCATTCCCGTGCGTATCGCCTTCTTCAAGGGTCCGGACGGCGAAATTATCGAGCTGTTCCAAAGCACCGGCGATGTTTCCCTGTAA
- a CDS encoding ankyrin repeat domain-containing protein: MESKQSILPELVKEFVGNAHGDLDRVKTLLKEEPGLINAAWDWGGGDWETALGAAAHMGRKDIAQFLLDHGARIDLFAAAMLGKTDIVRAMLADNPGLKYIPGPHGIPLLNHAEAGGVDAAQVVELLKE, translated from the coding sequence GTGGAAAGCAAACAATCAATCCTGCCGGAGTTAGTCAAGGAATTTGTCGGTAATGCGCACGGCGATCTGGACCGTGTTAAAACGCTGCTAAAGGAGGAGCCTGGACTCATCAATGCGGCGTGGGATTGGGGCGGCGGAGATTGGGAAACGGCTCTTGGAGCCGCGGCGCATATGGGGCGGAAAGACATCGCACAATTCCTTCTGGACCATGGAGCCCGCATTGATTTATTTGCGGCTGCGATGCTGGGGAAAACCGATATTGTCCGGGCGATGCTTGCCGATAACCCTGGACTTAAATACATACCGGGTCCCCATGGCATCCCGCTGCTTAATCACGCGGAAGCTGGCGGGGTTGATGCGGCCCAGGTTGTGGAGCTTTTAAAAGAATAG